One genomic window of Geodermatophilus sp. DSM 44513 includes the following:
- the uraH gene encoding hydroxyisourate hydrolase, translating into MSVSTHVLDSVLGRPAAGIAVRLYAGGDLVGEGVTDADGRCRPAGGPTAPGLHRLVFDTGRWFAGQGRDAFWPEVVLTFDVRDPSGHHHVPLLLAPFGYSTYRGS; encoded by the coding sequence GTGAGCGTGTCCACGCACGTCCTGGACTCCGTCCTCGGCCGCCCGGCCGCCGGGATCGCCGTCCGGCTGTACGCGGGCGGGGACCTGGTCGGTGAGGGGGTCACCGACGCCGACGGCCGGTGCCGGCCCGCCGGGGGCCCGACCGCGCCGGGGCTGCACCGGCTGGTGTTCGACACGGGCCGGTGGTTCGCCGGGCAGGGGCGGGACGCCTTCTGGCCGGAGGTGGTGCTCACCTTCGACGTCCGCGACCCCTCGGGTCACCACCACGTGCCCCTGCTGCTGGCCCCGTTCGGGTACTCCACCTACCGCGGCAGCTGA
- the uraD gene encoding 2-oxo-4-hydroxy-4-carboxy-5-ureidoimidazoline decarboxylase — protein MSALDDLNAGPADRAVQLLRSCNAAPRFAAEVVAGRPYPDVDALVARADEVARGLPWAEVELALAGHPRIGERPEGSSPEAAASRREQSAVGGADDATRAALAEGNRAYEERFDRVFLVRAAGRSAEELLAELRRRLSNDEAAERAEVTAQLAEITALRVRGLVS, from the coding sequence GTGTCCGCCCTCGACGACCTCAACGCCGGGCCCGCCGACCGCGCGGTGCAGCTGCTGCGCTCGTGCAACGCCGCCCCGCGGTTCGCCGCCGAGGTGGTGGCGGGGCGGCCCTACCCGGACGTCGACGCGCTGGTCGCCCGCGCCGACGAGGTGGCCCGGGGGCTGCCGTGGGCGGAGGTGGAGCTGGCCCTGGCCGGGCACCCGCGCATCGGCGAGCGGCCCGAGGGCTCCTCGCCCGAGGCGGCGGCCTCCCGCCGGGAGCAGAGCGCGGTGGGCGGGGCGGACGACGCCACGCGGGCCGCCCTGGCCGAGGGCAACCGGGCCTACGAGGAGCGCTTCGACCGGGTGTTCCTGGTGCGGGCGGCGGGCCGGTCAGCGGAGGAGCTGCTGGCCGAGCTGCGCCGCCGGCTGAGCAACGACGAGGCGGCCGAGCGCGCCGAGGTGACCGCCCAGCTGGCCGAGATCACCGCGCTGCGGGTGCGGGGGCTGGTGTCGTGA
- a CDS encoding SpoIIE family protein phosphatase, translated as MGSLFAGGGEVGRAMAAVDWARTPLGPPERWPSGLRHTVRILLTSRFAMWAGWGPELRFFYNDAYRHDTLQAKHPWALGRPASEVWAEIWPDIAPRTQAVLQDGAATWDQDLLLFLERSGYPEETYHTFSYSPLPDDDGGTGGLFCVVTETTQQVVGERRMATLRDLAAAVGAARTEAGVLAAVEEQLAGNPADLPFAAVYLVDDGSARLRCASGLGPGSAVPSVVTPGGRYDVPLRRLLAGEDVVVDDLGRYRPGLPTGAWDVPPVQAVALPIASSAQDRGPVAGFLVVGLNPHRRWDDAYRDFLGLVASQVSAALANAGSYEAERRRAEALAELDRAKTDFFSNVSHEFRTPLTLIAGPVAELRASPAVTADPQLAEELEVVERNAQRLRKLVDTLLDFSRIQAGRIDARFEPVDLAATTTELASVFRSAVVRAGLDYTVDCPPLGAPVHVDRDMWEKVVLNLLSNALKFTPTGGITVRLRPQDGGARLTVSDTGTGIPAEELPRLFERFHRVADARGRSGEGSGIGLAMVRELVGLHGGTVGVESTPGAGTTFTVTLPSGTGHLPADQLAGPAGAPAVSPAAAPFVTEALRWLPEDDGDEPVPPPRDAAAPTGRVLVADDNADMRGYLRRLLAPHYDVRTVSDGRQALDAALADPPDLLVSDVMMPELDGMGLLAALRAEPRTARVPVVLLSARAGEEAAVEGLAAGADDYLVKPFSAQELLARVSAHLQLGRARRAAEEQFTAMADLAPALIWVADRDGRRVFVNRGWTEFTGRPAREEVGDGWVQGVHPDDRDRYGAVVAAATARRGGWEVDVRLRRADGAYHWVLERAAPIGAGETFAGYVGSCTDINARTRETARQALLAEVGTALDRQAAVEGQTGALARLLVDRRLAELCTIRLVGEDGGLEWAAVAAADEDAAAALAATDPAIGAAPHVVRTGMPVLYPTGLPDAVDDLPPVARALPVASLLVLPLSARGRVLAVLALGRRDDAPPFTEDDRELLEEVAARAALAVDNALLLAEERAAARRLVLLQRVTAELSAATTPAEVARAAVEHLRAVSGPDSWVAVHELDATHRALTALAVDGPDEVARRAWQTVPLTAPTPTTTAVTEGRPVWLPDVGAAPAPDGDRLPPELAEAVRASGMPSVAALPLTVAGRPVGVLSLAWSAVQRFLPGERTMLLAVAEQCAQALDRARLYRAERGIAETLQRSLLPAQLPALERLALAAHYLPGAEGAQAGGDWYDVVELAGGRVAIAVGDVVGQGPAAAAVMGQLRSALSTALLQGCGPAEALELLDRFAARLPGALASTAACLVVDGAAGTVRWARAGHPPALLVTAAGARLLDGAGSGTVLGVTGRRPHTEGTAAVTAGDTLLLYTDGLVERRGEVLDDGLERVRAAAARHAAADPAVLTGHLLTEVLADASQPDDVALIAARLLPEPLVARVPADPRRLSGVRRAVTAWAALAGLPAGTTEDLQLALGEALANAVEHAYAASPDDGECRCTVTREPDGGVRVEVCDTGAWRPPPADRGHRGRGLEMISALASDVEVDHPPGSAGTTVRFRIAPAVPGPRTPPRPGPAGPAPDGTAALSVHDGPGGPRLALLGEVDLATVGPVRRQLLSHLDGLAPGTTATLDLGATGYLASAGVGLVLEAVARARAAGVGLRVQARPGTPPARVLALAGVGHREVPSPSTP; from the coding sequence GTGGGGTCACTGTTCGCCGGGGGTGGCGAGGTGGGCCGCGCGATGGCCGCGGTCGACTGGGCGCGGACCCCGCTCGGCCCGCCGGAGCGGTGGCCCTCCGGGCTGCGCCACACCGTCCGCATCCTGCTGACGTCGCGCTTCGCGATGTGGGCCGGCTGGGGCCCGGAGCTGCGGTTCTTCTACAACGACGCCTACCGGCACGACACGCTGCAGGCCAAGCACCCGTGGGCGCTGGGCCGCCCCGCGTCGGAGGTGTGGGCCGAGATCTGGCCCGACATCGCCCCGCGCACCCAGGCGGTGCTGCAGGACGGCGCCGCCACCTGGGACCAGGACCTGCTGCTGTTCCTGGAGCGCAGCGGCTACCCGGAGGAGACCTACCACACCTTCTCCTACAGCCCGCTGCCCGACGACGACGGCGGCACCGGCGGCCTGTTCTGCGTGGTCACCGAGACCACCCAGCAGGTCGTCGGCGAGCGGCGGATGGCCACGCTGCGCGACCTCGCCGCGGCCGTCGGGGCCGCGCGCACCGAGGCCGGTGTGCTCGCCGCCGTCGAGGAGCAGCTCGCCGGCAACCCCGCCGACCTGCCGTTCGCCGCCGTCTACCTGGTGGACGACGGCAGCGCCCGGCTGCGCTGCGCCTCCGGTCTGGGGCCCGGGTCCGCGGTGCCGTCGGTGGTGACCCCGGGCGGGCGCTACGACGTGCCGCTGCGGCGCCTGCTGGCCGGCGAGGACGTCGTCGTCGACGACCTGGGCCGGTACCGCCCGGGCCTGCCGACCGGCGCCTGGGACGTGCCGCCGGTGCAGGCGGTCGCGCTGCCGATCGCCTCCTCCGCGCAGGACCGCGGGCCGGTCGCCGGCTTCCTGGTGGTGGGGCTGAACCCGCACCGCCGCTGGGACGACGCCTACCGCGACTTCCTCGGCCTGGTGGCCAGCCAGGTCTCGGCCGCGCTGGCCAACGCCGGCAGCTACGAGGCCGAGCGGCGGCGGGCCGAGGCGCTGGCGGAGCTGGACCGCGCCAAGACCGACTTCTTCAGCAACGTCAGCCACGAGTTCCGCACCCCGCTGACGCTCATCGCCGGGCCGGTCGCCGAGCTGCGCGCCTCCCCGGCGGTCACGGCCGACCCCCAGCTGGCCGAGGAGCTGGAGGTGGTCGAGCGCAACGCGCAGCGGCTGCGCAAGCTGGTCGACACCCTGCTGGACTTCTCCCGCATCCAGGCCGGCCGGATCGACGCCCGCTTCGAGCCGGTCGACCTCGCCGCCACCACCACCGAGCTGGCCAGCGTCTTCCGCTCGGCCGTCGTCCGGGCGGGGCTGGACTACACCGTCGACTGCCCGCCGCTGGGCGCGCCGGTGCACGTCGACCGGGACATGTGGGAGAAGGTCGTGCTCAACCTGCTGTCCAACGCGCTGAAGTTCACCCCCACCGGCGGCATCACGGTGCGGCTGCGGCCGCAGGACGGCGGCGCGCGGCTCACCGTCAGCGACACCGGCACCGGCATCCCGGCCGAGGAGCTGCCCCGGCTGTTCGAGCGCTTCCACCGCGTCGCCGACGCCCGCGGCCGCTCCGGGGAGGGCAGCGGCATCGGCCTGGCGATGGTCCGCGAGCTGGTCGGCCTGCACGGCGGGACGGTCGGCGTCGAGAGCACCCCCGGGGCCGGGACGACGTTCACCGTCACCCTGCCGTCGGGCACCGGGCACCTGCCGGCCGACCAGCTGGCCGGGCCCGCCGGCGCACCGGCCGTGTCCCCGGCCGCCGCGCCGTTCGTCACCGAGGCGCTGCGGTGGCTGCCCGAGGACGACGGCGACGAGCCCGTGCCGCCGCCCCGCGACGCGGCGGCACCCACCGGGCGGGTGCTGGTCGCCGACGACAACGCCGACATGCGCGGCTACCTGCGGCGGCTGCTGGCCCCGCACTACGACGTCCGGACCGTGTCCGACGGGCGGCAGGCGCTGGACGCGGCGCTGGCCGACCCGCCGGACCTCCTGGTCAGCGACGTGATGATGCCGGAGCTGGACGGCATGGGGCTGCTGGCCGCGCTGCGCGCCGAACCGCGCACCGCGCGGGTCCCGGTGGTGCTGCTGTCCGCGCGGGCCGGTGAGGAGGCCGCCGTCGAGGGCCTCGCCGCCGGGGCGGACGACTACCTGGTCAAGCCGTTCTCCGCCCAGGAGCTGCTCGCCCGGGTCAGCGCCCACCTGCAGCTCGGCCGGGCCCGGCGGGCCGCGGAGGAGCAGTTCACCGCGATGGCCGACCTGGCCCCCGCGCTGATCTGGGTGGCCGACCGCGACGGGCGCCGGGTGTTCGTCAACCGCGGCTGGACGGAGTTCACCGGCCGCCCGGCGCGCGAGGAGGTCGGCGACGGCTGGGTGCAGGGGGTCCACCCGGACGACCGGGACCGCTACGGCGCGGTCGTCGCCGCGGCCACCGCGCGCCGCGGGGGCTGGGAGGTCGACGTCCGGCTGCGGCGCGCCGACGGCGCCTACCACTGGGTGCTGGAGCGCGCCGCCCCGATCGGGGCGGGCGAGACGTTCGCCGGGTACGTGGGCAGCTGCACCGACATCAACGCGCGCACCCGGGAGACGGCCCGGCAGGCGCTGCTCGCCGAGGTGGGCACCGCGCTGGACCGGCAGGCCGCCGTGGAGGGCCAGACCGGCGCCCTGGCCCGCCTGCTGGTCGACCGGCGGCTGGCCGAGCTGTGCACCATCCGCCTCGTCGGCGAGGACGGCGGGCTGGAGTGGGCCGCCGTCGCCGCGGCCGACGAGGACGCCGCGGCCGCGCTGGCCGCGACCGACCCGGCGATCGGCGCCGCCCCGCACGTGGTCCGGACGGGTATGCCGGTGCTCTACCCGACCGGGCTGCCGGACGCGGTCGACGACCTGCCGCCCGTCGCCCGGGCGCTGCCGGTCGCCTCGCTGCTGGTGCTGCCGCTGAGCGCGCGGGGCCGGGTGCTGGCCGTCCTGGCCCTGGGCCGGCGGGACGACGCGCCGCCGTTCACCGAGGACGACCGGGAGCTGCTCGAGGAGGTGGCCGCCCGCGCGGCGCTGGCCGTGGACAACGCGCTGCTGCTGGCCGAGGAGCGCGCCGCCGCCCGCCGGCTGGTGCTGCTGCAGCGGGTCACCGCGGAGCTGTCGGCCGCGACCACCCCGGCCGAGGTCGCACGGGCCGCCGTCGAGCACCTGCGCGCGGTGAGCGGGCCGGACAGCTGGGTGGCCGTGCACGAGCTGGACGCCACGCACCGTGCGCTCACCGCGTTGGCCGTCGACGGCCCGGACGAGGTCGCCCGGCGGGCGTGGCAGACCGTGCCCCTGACGGCGCCCACGCCCACGACCACGGCGGTCACCGAGGGCCGTCCGGTGTGGCTGCCCGACGTCGGCGCGGCGCCGGCCCCGGACGGGGACCGGCTGCCACCCGAGCTCGCCGAGGCGGTGCGCGCCTCCGGCATGCCGTCGGTCGCCGCGCTGCCGCTCACCGTGGCCGGCCGGCCGGTCGGCGTCCTGTCCCTGGCCTGGTCGGCCGTGCAGCGGTTCCTCCCCGGTGAGCGGACGATGCTGCTCGCCGTCGCCGAGCAGTGCGCGCAGGCCCTGGACCGCGCCCGGCTCTACCGCGCCGAGCGGGGGATCGCCGAGACGCTGCAGCGCAGCCTGCTGCCCGCGCAGCTGCCGGCGCTGGAGCGGCTGGCGCTGGCCGCGCACTACCTGCCCGGTGCCGAGGGCGCCCAGGCCGGCGGGGACTGGTACGACGTCGTGGAGCTGGCCGGCGGCCGGGTGGCGATCGCGGTGGGCGACGTCGTCGGGCAGGGACCGGCGGCCGCCGCGGTCATGGGCCAGCTGCGCAGCGCGCTGTCCACCGCCCTGCTGCAGGGCTGCGGCCCGGCGGAGGCCCTGGAGCTGCTGGACCGCTTCGCCGCCCGGCTGCCGGGCGCGCTGGCCTCCACCGCCGCCTGCCTGGTCGTCGACGGCGCGGCCGGCACGGTCCGCTGGGCGCGCGCCGGGCACCCGCCGGCCCTGCTCGTCACCGCGGCCGGCGCGCGGCTGCTCGACGGGGCCGGGTCCGGGACCGTGCTCGGCGTGACCGGCCGGCGTCCCCACACCGAGGGCACGGCCGCCGTCACGGCCGGGGACACCCTGCTGCTCTACACCGACGGGCTGGTCGAGCGGCGCGGCGAGGTCCTCGACGACGGCCTGGAGCGCGTCCGGGCCGCCGCCGCGCGGCACGCCGCCGCCGACCCCGCGGTGCTGACCGGGCACCTGCTCACCGAGGTCCTCGCCGACGCCTCCCAGCCCGACGACGTCGCGCTGATCGCCGCCCGGCTGCTGCCCGAGCCCCTGGTCGCGCGGGTGCCGGCCGACCCGCGGCGGCTGTCCGGGGTCCGGCGGGCGGTGACGGCGTGGGCGGCGCTGGCCGGTCTGCCCGCGGGCACCACCGAGGACCTGCAGCTCGCGCTGGGCGAGGCGCTGGCCAACGCCGTGGAGCACGCCTACGCCGCCTCCCCCGACGACGGCGAGTGCCGCTGCACGGTGACCCGCGAGCCGGACGGCGGCGTGCGGGTGGAGGTGTGCGACACCGGGGCGTGGCGGCCCCCGCCGGCCGACCGCGGCCACCGCGGCCGCGGCCTGGAGATGATCAGCGCGCTGGCCTCCGACGTCGAGGTGGACCACCCCCCGGGGTCGGCCGGCACCACCGTGCGCTTCCGCATCGCCCCCGCCGTCCCGGGACCGCGGACCCCTCCCCGGCCCGGCCCGGCGGGCCCGGCCCCGGACGGGACTGCGGCGCTGAGCGTGCACGACGGGCCGGGCGGCCCGCGCCTGGCGCTGCTCGGCGAGGTCGACCTGGCCACCGTCGGCCCGGTGCGCCGGCAGCTGCTCAGCCACCTCGACGGGCTCGCCCCGGGGACGACGGCCACCCTGGACCTCGGCGCCACCGGCTACCTGGCCAGCGCCGGCGTCGGGCTGGTGCTGGAGGCCGTGGCCCGGGCACGGGCGGCCGGCGTCGGGCTGCGCGTGCAGGCCCGGCCGGGCACGCCGCCGGCGCGGGTGCTGGCCCTCGCCGGGGTCGGCCACCGGGAGGTCCCGTCCCCGTCCACGCCGTAG
- a CDS encoding anti-sigma factor RsbA family regulatory protein: MGAHATSPRAAHAAAVVAGERGLLAVALPYIDAGLRAGDVVALSCPPDVVAVLCGELGERAGRVRDEPRLSLVGARAPDAIGHTDRLVRELPEGVRLRVLSLVDSGPGPADWREGLRFESAVNRFVVGTPVEALCVYDRTRLPAPVVAAAAVTHPALVHDGAWAPSPAYRDPADYLPQLPWPRDPLQDTAPVLALDDVPSLRALRSRVGRALAELVPDPDQRADLHLAAAEVAANAFRHGARPVSVRIWTGGQRLVCAITDAGHSFADPMAGFRPAHGSDLGRGGMGLWLARKLWDSVDLLPGPDGLTVRLGTRLQPA; encoded by the coding sequence GTGGGTGCGCACGCGACCTCACCCCGGGCGGCCCACGCCGCCGCCGTCGTGGCGGGGGAGCGCGGGCTGCTGGCCGTGGCGCTGCCGTACATCGACGCCGGGTTGCGCGCCGGGGACGTCGTCGCGCTGAGCTGCCCGCCGGACGTCGTGGCCGTGCTGTGCGGCGAGCTGGGCGAGCGCGCCGGGCGGGTCCGCGACGAACCCCGGCTGAGCCTGGTCGGCGCCCGGGCCCCCGACGCGATCGGCCACACCGACCGGCTGGTCCGGGAGCTGCCCGAGGGTGTCCGGCTGCGCGTCCTCTCCCTGGTGGACTCCGGGCCCGGCCCCGCCGACTGGCGCGAGGGGCTGCGCTTCGAGTCCGCGGTCAACCGGTTCGTGGTGGGTACCCCGGTCGAGGCCCTGTGCGTCTACGACCGCACCCGGCTGCCGGCCCCGGTGGTCGCGGCCGCCGCGGTCACGCACCCCGCGCTGGTGCACGACGGCGCGTGGGCGCCCAGCCCGGCGTACCGCGACCCCGCCGACTACCTGCCGCAGCTGCCCTGGCCGCGCGACCCGCTGCAGGACACCGCGCCGGTGCTCGCGCTGGACGACGTCCCCAGCCTGCGCGCCCTGCGCTCCCGCGTCGGCCGGGCCCTCGCCGAGCTGGTGCCCGACCCCGACCAGCGGGCGGACCTGCACCTGGCCGCCGCCGAGGTCGCCGCCAACGCCTTCCGGCACGGCGCCCGGCCGGTGTCGGTGCGGATCTGGACCGGAGGTCAGCGGCTGGTCTGCGCCATCACCGACGCGGGGCACTCCTTCGCCGACCCGATGGCCGGGTTCCGACCCGCCCACGGCAGCGACCTCGGCCGCGGCGGCATGGGCCTGTGGCTGGCCCGCAAGCTGTGGGACTCCGTCGACCTGCTCCCCGGGCCCGACGGCCTCACCGTCCGGCTCGGCACCCGCCTGCAGCCTGCTTGA
- a CDS encoding MarR family transcriptional regulator has translation MGDAVDRILAQWARERPDLDCRPMGVVGRISRLQREVLLAQRATFARHGLDVPSFDVLAALRRAGSPYQLTPTALMRTALVTSGAITQRLDRLEERGLITRERSEADGRAVVVTLTAAGLAALDAALPDHLETERRLLAGLSDDDQQALAALLSRLLVALGR, from the coding sequence GTGGGGGACGCGGTCGACCGGATCCTGGCCCAGTGGGCCCGGGAGCGGCCCGACCTGGACTGCCGCCCGATGGGCGTCGTCGGGCGCATCTCCCGGCTGCAGCGGGAGGTGCTGCTCGCCCAGCGCGCCACCTTCGCCCGCCACGGCCTGGACGTCCCCTCCTTCGACGTGCTGGCCGCGCTGCGCCGGGCCGGCTCCCCGTACCAGCTGACCCCGACCGCCCTGATGCGGACCGCGCTCGTCACCTCCGGGGCCATCACCCAGCGGCTGGACCGGCTGGAGGAGCGGGGGCTGATCACCCGCGAGCGCAGCGAGGCCGACGGGCGCGCCGTCGTCGTCACGCTCACCGCGGCCGGCCTGGCCGCCCTCGACGCCGCCCTGCCCGACCACCTGGAGACCGAGCGGCGGCTGCTGGCCGGCCTGTCCGACGACGACCAGCAGGCGCTGGCCGCCCTGCTCAGCCGCCTCCTGGTGGCTCTGGGGCGATGA
- a CDS encoding ATP-dependent DNA ligase encodes MPLSVPGLPEVPPELAGPVAVALARPVRDLPRADALPGGVLYEPKWDGYRLVVVRTGGSTRVWSRQGRDLSARFPDVVAAAVAQVPAGTVLDGEVVVWNGTRLDFGLLQQRMVAPAGRVGALAAAAPASYVAFDLLALGGADLRGRRLRERRAALEELAARWAPPLQLSPVTTDPAEARQWSADFRPAGVEGLVAKGSGTRYAPGRREWLKVKSWESTEVLAGGVIGPLERPGQLVAGRYRDGELVVVGRTGPLSPAQSAGLAAVLTPAGPDHPWPERIGTGAFGGGRLSVALTRVRPDVVVEVSADAALQAGVFRHPLRFVRVRPDLTADDVPRV; translated from the coding sequence GTGCCGCTGTCCGTGCCCGGGTTGCCCGAGGTGCCGCCCGAGCTGGCCGGACCGGTCGCGGTGGCCCTGGCCCGGCCGGTGCGCGACCTGCCGCGGGCCGACGCGCTGCCCGGCGGCGTCCTCTACGAACCGAAGTGGGACGGCTACCGCCTCGTCGTCGTGCGCACCGGCGGCAGCACCCGGGTGTGGTCCCGGCAGGGCCGCGACCTGTCCGCCCGCTTCCCGGACGTCGTCGCCGCGGCCGTGGCGCAGGTGCCGGCCGGCACGGTGCTCGACGGCGAGGTGGTGGTGTGGAACGGCACCCGGCTGGACTTCGGCCTGCTGCAGCAGCGGATGGTGGCCCCCGCCGGCCGGGTCGGCGCGCTCGCGGCCGCCGCGCCGGCGTCCTACGTCGCCTTCGACCTGCTCGCCCTGGGCGGTGCGGACCTGCGCGGCCGGCGGCTGCGCGAGCGGCGGGCGGCGCTGGAGGAGCTCGCCGCCCGGTGGGCGCCACCGCTGCAGCTCTCCCCGGTCACCACCGACCCGGCCGAGGCGCGGCAGTGGTCGGCGGACTTCCGCCCGGCTGGGGTGGAGGGGCTGGTCGCCAAGGGTTCGGGCACCCGCTACGCCCCCGGCCGCCGCGAGTGGCTCAAGGTGAAGTCCTGGGAGAGCACCGAGGTGCTCGCCGGCGGGGTCATCGGCCCGCTGGAGCGGCCCGGGCAGCTGGTCGCCGGGCGGTACCGCGACGGGGAGCTGGTCGTCGTCGGCCGGACCGGCCCGCTGTCACCGGCGCAGTCCGCCGGGCTGGCCGCCGTCCTGACCCCGGCCGGGCCGGACCACCCGTGGCCGGAGCGGATCGGCACCGGCGCCTTCGGGGGCGGCCGGCTGTCGGTGGCGCTCACCCGGGTGCGCCCGGACGTCGTCGTGGAGGTCAGCGCCGACGCCGCGCTGCAGGCCGGCGTGTTCCGCCACCCGCTGCGCTTCGTCCGCGTCCGCCCCGACCTCACGGCCGACGACGTCCCGCGGGTCTGA
- a CDS encoding DUF1992 domain-containing protein codes for MTERKPPGMAFETWIDHQITQAQARGAFDGLEGSGRPLPRRVREQTSYEWALEWARRQEADPRDLLPPGMALRREREDLALAVPAMPSEAVVRATVADLNARVEAHWRRPQDGPDAVPGLADEDALVRLWHATRPPPAPPVPAPAPPPARSRWWRRRR; via the coding sequence ATGACCGAGCGCAAGCCCCCCGGCATGGCCTTCGAGACCTGGATCGACCACCAGATCACCCAGGCGCAGGCGCGCGGCGCGTTCGACGGGCTCGAGGGCAGTGGCCGGCCGCTGCCGCGACGGGTCCGGGAGCAGACCAGCTACGAGTGGGCGCTGGAGTGGGCGCGCCGCCAGGAGGCCGACCCGCGGGACCTGCTGCCGCCGGGCATGGCGCTGCGGCGGGAGCGGGAGGACCTCGCGCTGGCGGTGCCGGCGATGCCCAGCGAGGCGGTGGTGCGGGCGACGGTCGCCGACCTCAACGCCCGGGTGGAGGCACACTGGCGGCGTCCCCAGGACGGACCGGACGCCGTCCCGGGACTGGCCGACGAGGACGCCCTCGTGCGGCTGTGGCACGCGACCCGACCGCCGCCGGCACCGCCGGTGCCGGCCCCCGCCCCGCCGCCGGCCCGGTCGCGCTGGTGGCGCCGCCGCCGCTGA
- a CDS encoding sensor domain-containing diguanylate cyclase, with protein sequence MSSSRPSPVVTAPWRYAGAGTAVVAAGLLLPAGPWRSGTEVAVYLLALLAVRYALREHRPVLLLTWRVTAVALAALGASAVAQVLEQAGVAADVTGVWEARLDLAGYLGVTVAALTALAGGRRRRDWDAWADTGSLLLVAALAVTVLTSEGRQLHRGLAELLVGLPLVTAVVLVACVRVAVVGSGRSPSGIALLLSGTLGLAGTAIRIAQDAEVAPLVEALSEFAVVATAFAARHPSVAVLGRGADPGSAVTVSRVFGLGTALLATPALVLLWTLRQGGTGYWLAAGTAVLTVLALWRLGRLTAERERVRTALAASEARLRVLLENAADVIAIVDGDGRISYVSPAVRELLGHSPGDLLGRRALDLLDAGQRGRLRRAVRRSPGGGPVDADVRLRDTTGAGRWVEVKVSDRVAAIGVDGWVVNLREITDRKVLEGELRHRAATDPLTGLHNRAEFLRRLARVTAAVPAAGAPAVLFVDLDDFKRVNDSLGHAAGDEVLVAVAGRLRHAVRAGDAVARLGGDEFAVLLAAGPAERVDEVAARLTADLGAPLQAAGRTLTVTASIGGARAVPGDTPETLLHRADTAMYGVKSGGKGAYLAAAVDAVPAGA encoded by the coding sequence GTGAGCAGCTCCCGCCCCTCCCCCGTCGTCACCGCACCCTGGCGGTACGCCGGCGCGGGCACCGCGGTGGTGGCCGCCGGTCTGCTCCTGCCGGCCGGGCCCTGGCGGTCCGGTACGGAGGTCGCCGTCTACCTGCTCGCCCTGCTGGCCGTGCGGTACGCACTGCGGGAGCACCGCCCGGTCCTCCTCCTGACCTGGCGGGTGACCGCGGTCGCGCTGGCCGCCCTGGGCGCCAGCGCCGTCGCCCAGGTCCTCGAGCAGGCCGGCGTGGCCGCGGACGTGACCGGGGTGTGGGAGGCCCGGCTGGACCTGGCCGGCTACCTGGGGGTGACGGTGGCCGCGCTCACCGCGCTGGCCGGCGGCCGGCGCCGGCGGGACTGGGACGCGTGGGCGGACACCGGCAGCCTCCTGCTCGTGGCCGCGCTGGCCGTGACCGTCCTGACCTCGGAGGGCCGGCAGCTCCACCGCGGCCTCGCCGAGCTGCTGGTCGGCCTGCCGCTGGTCACCGCCGTCGTGCTCGTCGCCTGCGTGCGCGTGGCCGTGGTCGGCAGCGGGCGCTCGCCGAGCGGGATCGCCCTGCTGCTCTCCGGCACCCTGGGCCTCGCCGGCACCGCGATCCGGATCGCGCAGGACGCCGAGGTCGCCCCCCTCGTGGAGGCCCTCTCCGAGTTCGCCGTCGTCGCCACCGCCTTCGCCGCCCGGCACCCGTCGGTGGCGGTGCTCGGCCGCGGCGCCGACCCCGGCTCCGCGGTCACGGTGAGCCGGGTGTTCGGCCTGGGCACCGCCCTGCTGGCCACCCCGGCGCTGGTGTTGCTGTGGACGCTGCGGCAGGGCGGGACCGGCTACTGGCTGGCCGCCGGTACCGCGGTGCTCACCGTGCTGGCGCTGTGGCGGCTGGGCCGGCTCACCGCCGAACGCGAGCGGGTGCGCACCGCGCTGGCCGCCAGCGAGGCCCGGCTGCGGGTGCTGCTGGAGAACGCCGCGGACGTCATCGCCATCGTCGACGGCGACGGGCGGATCAGCTACGTCAGCCCGGCCGTGCGCGAGCTGTTGGGCCACTCCCCCGGCGACCTGCTCGGCCGCCGCGCGCTGGACCTGCTCGACGCCGGGCAGCGCGGCCGGCTGCGCCGGGCCGTCCGCCGGTCACCGGGCGGCGGGCCCGTGGACGCGGACGTCCGGCTGCGCGACACCACCGGCGCCGGCCGGTGGGTCGAGGTCAAGGTCAGCGACCGGGTCGCGGCGATCGGCGTCGACGGCTGGGTGGTCAACCTGCGGGAGATCACCGACCGCAAGGTGCTCGAGGGCGAGCTGCGCCACCGCGCCGCCACGGACCCGCTGACCGGGCTGCACAACCGCGCCGAGTTCCTGCGCCGGCTGGCCCGCGTCACCGCGGCCGTCCCCGCCGCCGGGGCCCCCGCGGTGCTGTTCGTGGACCTCGACGACTTCAAGCGGGTCAACGACTCCCTGGGCCACGCCGCCGGCGACGAGGTGCTGGTCGCCGTCGCCGGCCGGCTGCGGCACGCCGTCCGCGCGGGGGACGCCGTCGCCCGGCTGGGCGGGGACGAGTTCGCCGTCCTGCTCGCCGCGGGCCCCGCGGAGCGGGTCGACGAGGTGGCCGCCCGGCTGACCGCCGACCTGGGCGCCCCGCTGCAGGCGGCCGGCCGGACCCTCACCGTCACCGCCAGCATCGGCGGCGCGCGGGCCGTGCCCGGTGACACCCCGGAGACCCTGCTGCACCGCGCCGACACCGCCATGTACGGCGTGAAGAGCGGCGGCAAGGGCGCCTACCTGGCCGCCGCGGTGGACGCGGTCCCCGCCGGCGCCTGA